A region of the Pseudomonas silesiensis genome:
GCCGAAGCGTAGCAATGAGTTATCCACACCCTTGGCGAGCATTTTTTCCAGGGATTCGAGCATGGTGGATTCCTTATTAAGGTGTGTCAGGGGGATATCTGATGCAGTGAGACCGCTATCGCGGGCAAGCCCGCTCCCACAGTGTTTTGCATTGAACACATATCTTGTGTTCGGCCGAAATCCCTGTGGGAGCGGCGGTGCGACGATTCGACTTGCCCGCGAAGAGGCCCGTCCAGCCACTGCAACTACAGGATCAGAAGAAGCTGAGTCCCACATGAAACAGCTTTTCCACATCCCGAATATGCTTCTTATCCACAAGAAACAGAATCACATGATCGCCCGCCGCGATCACGGTGTTGTCGTGGGCGATGATCACCTCTTCGTCGCGAATGATCGCGCCGATGGTGGTCCCTGGCGGCAGGCCGATGTTCTCGATGGATTTACCGATGACTTTGCTCGACTTCTCATCGCCGTGGGCAATGGCCTCGATGGCCTCCGCCGCGCCGCGCCGCAATGAGTGCACGCTGACAATATCGCCGCGCCGCACATGGGCCAGCAACGTACCGATAGTCGCCAGTTGCGGGCTGATGGCGATGTCGATGTCGCCGCCCTGGATCAGGTCGACATACGCCGGGTTGTTGATGATCGTCATCACCTTCTTCGCGCCCAGGCGCTTGGCCAGCAAGGACGACATGATGTTGGCTTCGTCGTCGTTGGTCAGAGCGAGAAACAGATCGGCGTCGGCGATGTTCTCTTCCAGCAGCAGATCCCGATCCGAAGCGCTGCCCTGCAGCACCACGGTGCTGTCGAGGGTGTCCGAAAGATGACGGCAGCGCGTCGGGTTCATCTCGATGATCTTCACCTGGTAACGGCTTTCGATGGCCTCCGCCAGGCGTTCACCGATCTGCCCGCCGCCAGCGATGACAATGCGCTTGTAGCTCTCATCGAGGCGGCGCATTTCACTCATCACTGCGCGAATATTCGCCTTGGCCGCGATGAAAAATACTTCGTCGTCTGCCTCGATCACCGTATCGCCCTGGGGCAGGATGGGTCGGTCACGGCGGAAAATTGCCGCGACCCGGGTTTCTACATTCGGCATGTGCTCGCGCAATTGCCGCAGTTGCTGGCCCACCAGCGGACCACCGTAGTAAGCCTTGACGGCCACTAGCTGGGCTTTGCCCTCGGCGAAATCGATCACCTGCAATGCGCCTGGATGCTGGATCAGGCGCTTGATGTAGTTGGTGACCACTTGCTCCGGACTGATCAGCACGTCCACCGGAATCGCTTCGTTGTCGAACAGATCATTGCGCGTCAGGTAAGCCGCTTCGCGGACCCGGGCAATCTTGGTCGGCGTGTGGAACAGGGTGTGGGCGACCTGACAGGCCACCATGTTGGTTTCATCGCTGTTGGTCACGGCCACCAACATGTCGGCGTCGTCTGCGCCAGCCTGGCGCAGAACGGTCGGGAGCGAGCCGCGCCCCTGCACCGTGCGGATGTCCAGCCGGTCGCCGAGGTCGCGCAGTCGATCGCCGTCGGTGTCGACGACCGTGATGTCATTGGCCTCGCTGGCCAAGTGTTCCGCCAGCGAACCGCCGACCTGCCCTGCACCTAGGATGATGATTTTCATCCAGTCACTCCCTTAAAACCCGGTTAACCGCGCGCGGCGGCGATCTTGATCAGCTTGGCGTAGTAGAACCCGTCGTGGCCGCCTTCCTGGGCCAGCAACTGGCGACCATGGGGCTGCTTGATGCCGGCCGTGGTGGCGAGGTCCAGCTCACGGGCGCCCGGCGTGCGGGCGAGGAAGGCCTCGATGACTTCGGTATTCTCGGTCGGCAACGTGGAACAGGTGGCGTAAAGCAGGATCCCGCCGACCTCCAGAGTTATCCACATGGCATCAAGCAATTCACCTTGCAACAATGCAAGTGCGGCGATGTCATCCGGCTGGCGGGTCAGCTTGATGTCCGGGTGACGGCGGATCACACCGGTGGCCGAGCACGGCGCATCCAGCAGAATACGCTGGAACGGTTTGCCGTCCCACCAGGTCGCGGTGTCGCGGCCGTCGGCGGCGATCAGTTCGGCGCTCAGGCCCAGGCGTGCAAGGTTTTCGCGCACCCGCACCAGGCGCTTGGCTTCCAGGTCCACGGCGACGACGCCGGCCAATGCCGGTTCGGCTTCAAGGATGTGGCAGGTCTTGCCACCCGGTGCGCAGCAGGCGTCCAGCACCCGTTGACCCGGCGCCAGGTCGAGCAGATCGGCTGCCAGCTGTGCCGCTTCGTCCTGCACGCTGATCCAGCCTTCGGCAAAACCCGGCAGGCTGCGCACGTCGGCTGCGGCGTCGAGGATGATGCCATCCTGACTATAGATGCACGGCGTGGCAGCGATGCCGGCTTCGCCCAGCAACCCCAGGTAGGCGTCGCGTGCGTGATGGCGACGGTTGACCCGCAGAATCATCGGCGGGTGCGCATTGTTTGCCGCACAGATGGCTTCCCATTGCTCAGGCCAGAAAGCCTTCAGGGATTTTTGCAGCCAGCGCGGGTGAGCGGTACGCACCACCGGATCGTGTTCCAGTTCGGCAAGCAACGCTTCGCTTTCCCGTTGGGCGCGGCGTAAAACAGCATTCAGCAGCGCCTTGGCCCAGGGCTTTTTCAGCTTGTCGGCGCAACCGACAGTTTCGCCAATGGCGGCGTGGGCCGGCACCCGGGTATAGAGCAGCTGGTAGAGGCCGACCAGCAGCAATGCTTCGACATCGGCGTCCGCTGCCTTGAACGGTTTTTGCAACAACTTCGCCGCCAGCGCCGACAAACGCGGCTGCCAGCGGGCGGTGCCGAACGCCAGGTCCTGGGTGAAGCCGCGATCACGGTCTTCGACCTTGTCCATTTGTGTCGGCAGAGAACTGTTGAGAGAGGCTTTTCCGTTAAGAACAGCAGCCAGTGCCTTGGCGGCGGCCAGACGCGGATTCATTGAACGTCCGCCGTTTGACCGAGGACGGTGCCGACGGCGAACTTCTCCCGACGGCTGTTGAACAGGTCGCTGAAGTTCAGCGCTTTGCCGCCGGGCAATTGCAGACGGGTCAGACACAAAGCCTGTGCGCCGCAAGCGACGATCAAGCCGTCTTTGCTGGCGCCGAGGATTTCTCCGGGAGCGCCCTGCCCTTCAGTCAGGCTCGCCGCCAGGACTTTCAGTGCCTCGCCATTGAGCGTGCTGTGGCAGATCGGCCACGGATTGAAGGCGCGGACCAGGCGTTCCAGCTCAACCGCCGGGCGACTCCAGTCGATGCGCGCTTCGTCCTTGTTCAGTTTGTGCGCGTAGGTGGCGAGGCTGTCGTCCTGAACTTCGCCGTCCAGCGTGCCTGCAGCGAGCGCCGCAATCGCCTGGACCACAGCGGGCGGGCCCATTTCTGCCAGACGGTCATGAAGGCTTCCGCCGGTGTCTTCACCGGTGATCGGCGTAGTGACTTTGAGCAGCATTGGCCCGGTATCGAGGCCGGCTTCCATGCGCATCACGGTCACGCCGCTTTCGCTGTCACCGGCTTCGACGGCGCGCTGGATCGGTGCCGCACCGCGCCAGCGTGGCAGCAGGGAGGCGTGGCTGTTGATGCAACCCAGGCGCGGGATATCCAGTACCACCTGTGGCAGGATCAGGCCGTAGGCGACCACCACCAGCAAGTCCGGCTTCAACGCAGCCAGTTCGGCCTGGGCGTCTTCGTTGCGCAGGGTCGGCGGCTGCAGCACCGGGAGATGGTGTTCCAGAGCCAGCTGTTTGACCGGGCTTGGCATCAGCTTTTGCCCACGGCCCGCCGGACGGTCCGGCTGGGTGTAGACCGCAACGATCTCGTAAGGGCTGTCGAGCAGGGCCTTGAGGTGTTCGGCGGCGAATTCCGGGGTGCCGGCAAAGACAATGCGCAGTGGCTCAGTCATGGGAGCGATCTCTGAAAAGAAAAAGGCTTGCCGCAGCAAGCCTTTGGAAGAAGGGCATCAAGCGTTCTGGCGATGGAGCTTTTCCAGTTTCTTCTTGATTCGGTCGCGTTTGAGCGTGGACAGGTAGTCGACGAACAATTTACCGTTGAGGTGGTCGCATTCATGCTGGATGCACACGGCGAGCAGGCCTTCGGCGATCAGTTCGTAAGGCTGGCCGTCGCGGTCCAGGGCCTTGACCTTGACCTTCTGCGGGCGATCGACGTTTTCGTAGAAGCCCGGCACCGAGAGGCAACCTTCCTGATATTGTTCCATCTCGTCGGTCAGGGTTTCGAACTCGGGGTTGATGAACACCCGCGGTTCGCTGCGGTCTTCGGAGAGGTCCATGACGACGATACGTTTATGCACGTTGACCTGGGTCGCGGCGAGGCCGATGCCTGGCGCTTCATACATTGTTTCAAACATATCGTCGACCAACTGACGCACTTCGTCGTCCACTACGGCCACTGGTTTGGCGATAGTGCGCAGGCGCGAATCGGGAAATTCGAGGATGTCTAAAATGGCCATAAGCTCAATTGCTGCACGTGTGAGGTAAAGTCGGGTCGATGGCCTGGCGGGTCCGAAGATGCCGGCTACCGTTGTAAAACGTAGCTCCCTTGCATAAGCAAGCCGGGAGCGAGCCACGAGGGCTCTGGCGTTTCACGCGAACGCACATAATAAAGGGATTCACCGCATGAGGAAATCACTACTCGCCTTGCTCCTTCTGGCCTCGGCCGGTTTTGCGCATGGGCAAGTGCAACTCAGGGAAGGTTTTCCACAGCAATACACGGTTGTCACGGGGGACACACTCTGGGACATATCGGGAAAATACCTGCGTGAGCCGTGGAAATGGCCCGAGCTCTGGCAGGCCAATCCGCAGATCGAGAACCCCAATCTGATCTATCCCGGCGACACGCTGTCGCTGGTCTACGTCAACGGTCAGCCGCGCCTGACCCTCAATCGCGGTGCTTCCCGGGGCACTATCAAGCTCTCTCCCCGCATCCGCAGAAGTCCGGTGGCCGACGCCATCCCGAGCATTCCACTGCAAGCGATCAACAGCTTTCTGCTGAGCAACCGCATCGTCGACAAGGTCGAGGACTTCGACAAGGCGCCGTATATCGTCGCAGGCGATGCCGAGCGGGTGCTCAGTGGCACCGGTGACCGCATCTTCGCCCGCGGGCACTTCGACCCGGATCAGCCGGTCTACGGCATTTTCCGTCAGGGCAAGGTCTATACCGACCCCCAGAGCCAGGAGTTCCTGGGAATCAATGCCGACGATATCGGCAGTGGCGAGATTGTGGCCACCGAAGATGACGTCGCCACCCTGGCGCTGCAACGCACTACACAGGAAGTACGGCTCGGCGATCGCTTGTTCAGCAGCGAAGAGCGATCCATCAACTCGACCTTCATGCCCGGTTCGCCTGAAACCGAAATCAACGGCTTGATCATCGACGTGCCGCGCGGGGTTACCCAGATTGGTGCAATGGATGTAGTCACGCTGAATAAGGGCCAACGCGATGGGCTCGCCGAAGGCAATGTGCTGGTGGTGATGAAAACCGGCGAAACGGTACGGGACCGGATCACCGGTCAACCGGTGAAGATTCCCGATGAGCGTGCGGGTCTGCTGATGGTGTTCCGTACTTATGACAAGCTCAGCTACGGGCTGGTACTCAATGCTTCGCGCTCGCTGGCGGTGATGGACAAGGTACGAAATCCGTAAGCAGGCTCCACAAGTTACCAACAGAGTTATCCACAGCTTGTTCCCGGTTGAACGGGGCTTATAACGATCAAGGATGATCCATGTCGCTACCTGGAATTTCACCGGTTTCCCCTGCGGAACTGGAAGCTCGATTACGCCTGCACCGTTTGCCGGAACTCGGCCCTGCGCGTTTCAAGAAATTGCTCGAGGCGTTCGGTTCGGCGTCTAAAGCCATCAGCGCGCCAGCGAGTGCCTGGCGTGCGCTGGGCCTGCCCCTTGCATGCTCGGAGGCCAGGCGCGCCAGTGAAATTCGCGACGGTGCCAGCCACGCATTGGCCTGGCTAGAGCGTCCGGGCCAGCATTTGCTGATGTGGGACCAGCCCGACTACCCGGCGTTGCTCGCTGAAATCAGCGATGCGCCGCCGCTGTTATTCGTCGCAGGCGATCCGGATATTCTGGAAAAGCCGCAGCTGGCGATGGTCGGCAGCCGTCGCGCTTCCCGGCCCGGCATGGACACCGCCGCCGCGTTTTCCCGGAGCCTGGCGAGTGCCGGTTTTGTCATCACCAGCGGCCTGGCTCTCGGAATTGACGCCGCTGCGCATCAGGCGGCAATGGACGTGGGCGGGCGAACGGTCGGGGTACTTGGCACGGGACTTGAAAAGTTTTATCCACAGCGCAATCGAAGGCTGGCCGAGGCCATGATTGCATCGGGGAGCGCAGTGCTTTCGGAGTTCCCGCTGGACGCCGGACCTACCGCCAGCAACTTCCCTCGGCGCAACCGCATCATC
Encoded here:
- the trkA gene encoding Trk system potassium transporter TrkA; protein product: MKIIILGAGQVGGSLAEHLASEANDITVVDTDGDRLRDLGDRLDIRTVQGRGSLPTVLRQAGADDADMLVAVTNSDETNMVACQVAHTLFHTPTKIARVREAAYLTRNDLFDNEAIPVDVLISPEQVVTNYIKRLIQHPGALQVIDFAEGKAQLVAVKAYYGGPLVGQQLRQLREHMPNVETRVAAIFRRDRPILPQGDTVIEADDEVFFIAAKANIRAVMSEMRRLDESYKRIVIAGGGQIGERLAEAIESRYQVKIIEMNPTRCRHLSDTLDSTVVLQGSASDRDLLLEENIADADLFLALTNDDEANIMSSLLAKRLGAKKVMTIINNPAYVDLIQGGDIDIAISPQLATIGTLLAHVRRGDIVSVHSLRRGAAEAIEAIAHGDEKSSKVIGKSIENIGLPPGTTIGAIIRDEEVIIAHDNTVIAAGDHVILFLVDKKHIRDVEKLFHVGLSFF
- the rsmB gene encoding 16S rRNA (cytosine(967)-C(5))-methyltransferase RsmB, yielding MNPRLAAAKALAAVLNGKASLNSSLPTQMDKVEDRDRGFTQDLAFGTARWQPRLSALAAKLLQKPFKAADADVEALLLVGLYQLLYTRVPAHAAIGETVGCADKLKKPWAKALLNAVLRRAQRESEALLAELEHDPVVRTAHPRWLQKSLKAFWPEQWEAICAANNAHPPMILRVNRRHHARDAYLGLLGEAGIAATPCIYSQDGIILDAAADVRSLPGFAEGWISVQDEAAQLAADLLDLAPGQRVLDACCAPGGKTCHILEAEPALAGVVAVDLEAKRLVRVRENLARLGLSAELIAADGRDTATWWDGKPFQRILLDAPCSATGVIRRHPDIKLTRQPDDIAALALLQGELLDAMWITLEVGGILLYATCSTLPTENTEVIEAFLARTPGARELDLATTAGIKQPHGRQLLAQEGGHDGFYYAKLIKIAAARG
- the fmt gene encoding methionyl-tRNA formyltransferase, producing the protein MTEPLRIVFAGTPEFAAEHLKALLDSPYEIVAVYTQPDRPAGRGQKLMPSPVKQLALEHHLPVLQPPTLRNEDAQAELAALKPDLLVVVAYGLILPQVVLDIPRLGCINSHASLLPRWRGAAPIQRAVEAGDSESGVTVMRMEAGLDTGPMLLKVTTPITGEDTGGSLHDRLAEMGPPAVVQAIAALAAGTLDGEVQDDSLATYAHKLNKDEARIDWSRPAVELERLVRAFNPWPICHSTLNGEALKVLAASLTEGQGAPGEILGASKDGLIVACGAQALCLTRLQLPGGKALNFSDLFNSRREKFAVGTVLGQTADVQ
- the def gene encoding peptide deformylase translates to MAILDILEFPDSRLRTIAKPVAVVDDEVRQLVDDMFETMYEAPGIGLAATQVNVHKRIVVMDLSEDRSEPRVFINPEFETLTDEMEQYQEGCLSVPGFYENVDRPQKVKVKALDRDGQPYELIAEGLLAVCIQHECDHLNGKLFVDYLSTLKRDRIKKKLEKLHRQNA
- a CDS encoding LysM peptidoglycan-binding domain-containing protein, coding for MRKSLLALLLLASAGFAHGQVQLREGFPQQYTVVTGDTLWDISGKYLREPWKWPELWQANPQIENPNLIYPGDTLSLVYVNGQPRLTLNRGASRGTIKLSPRIRRSPVADAIPSIPLQAINSFLLSNRIVDKVEDFDKAPYIVAGDAERVLSGTGDRIFARGHFDPDQPVYGIFRQGKVYTDPQSQEFLGINADDIGSGEIVATEDDVATLALQRTTQEVRLGDRLFSSEERSINSTFMPGSPETEINGLIIDVPRGVTQIGAMDVVTLNKGQRDGLAEGNVLVVMKTGETVRDRITGQPVKIPDERAGLLMVFRTYDKLSYGLVLNASRSLAVMDKVRNP
- the dprA gene encoding DNA-processing protein DprA, with translation MSLPGISPVSPAELEARLRLHRLPELGPARFKKLLEAFGSASKAISAPASAWRALGLPLACSEARRASEIRDGASHALAWLERPGQHLLMWDQPDYPALLAEISDAPPLLFVAGDPDILEKPQLAMVGSRRASRPGMDTAAAFSRSLASAGFVITSGLALGIDAAAHQAAMDVGGRTVGVLGTGLEKFYPQRNRRLAEAMIASGSAVLSEFPLDAGPTASNFPRRNRIISGLSLGVLVVEASVASGSLITARLAAEQGREVYAIPGSIHHPGARGCHQLIRDGAVLVETIEHILEALRGWQRLPLSTETPSTSAVHPLLMLLHAAPHTSEALADASGWALPKVLVALTELEMEGCAVCESGRWFARVS